TCGTAAGGTTTCTTTTTGTATTATCGCTTCATTGGTAGCGGTAATTGCTCCTTTATTGCTTCTATTTAGCTTGAAATATGGCATTGTTTCTCAATTACGTCATCAATTGGTTAATGATCCAACCAATTTAGAAATTAAAATTGTTGGTAATTTAAATCTTTCTCAAGATTGGTTTGATTGGCTTAAACAACAGCCGGAAACCCAATTCTCGATTCCATTAACGCGTTCACTTAATACAATTATTGATTTGAAGAAAGAGGCAAATTTTGTTCGTAATGTGGAATTAATTCCAACCACTTCAGGCGATCCAATTACTCAACAATCTTTGCTAAATGAGAACTCCATTATTTTAAGTGCATTAAGTGCAGAAAAACTACAAGCTAAACAAGGTGAAAGTATTACTTTAGTTGCAACTCGAAATGAAAATGGACAAGAAGAAAAGGCATTATTGCCATTAAAAGTTCAAGCTATTTTAAATGAGCAACAATTTCCTCGTGCTGCAATTTTTGTGCCCATGTCATTATTAATTGGTGTTGAAGATTTTCGCGATGGTATGAAAACGGAACTTTTCCCTACGGCAAGTGGAAAGCCAAATGATAAACTCCGTAAAAATTTTGCTAGAGCGAGAATTTATGCTAAAAGCCTGGATGATGTGGCACCTTTAGCACTAAAGCTACGTGAACAATTTCATATTGATACTCGAACAGAATCCAAAGCGATTGAAAATGTAAAAGCGATTGATAGTGTATTAAATGTTATTTTTATGGTCATTGCTTTTACTTCTGTAGTGGGTTGCGTGCTATCTCTTATTGGTGCATTTCTTGCAAATATTGATCGAAAACGTAAGGATATTGCTGTTTTACGTTTAATAGGTTTTCAGCA
This portion of the Haemophilus parainfluenzae T3T1 genome encodes:
- a CDS encoding ABC transporter permease yields the protein MKNRFTLLAKLALNDIFYDRKVSFCIIASLVAVIAPLLLLFSLKYGIVSQLRHQLVNDPTNLEIKIVGNLNLSQDWFDWLKQQPETQFSIPLTRSLNTIIDLKKEANFVRNVELIPTTSGDPITQQSLLNENSIILSALSAEKLQAKQGESITLVATRNENGQEEKALLPLKVQAILNEQQFPRAAIFVPMSLLIGVEDFRDGMKTELFPTASGKPNDKLRKNFARARIYAKSLDDVAPLALKLREQFHIDTRTESKAIENVKAIDSVLNVIFMVIAFTSVVGCVLSLIGAFLANIDRKRKDIAVLRLIGFQQSAVGIYLVFQAIVLSSIAFILSYGLYLFGSQLFNQILGTSLSGSHFVSRLAPIHLCLAFIFSFLLAGVVAAIGAVRAVKIQPAESLRDV